The window TCCAATGAGTGACCAAATTCTTTAGCCTGCTGCGCTGCTTTCTCTATTGAAATTACAATGTCACCAAGAGGAATTTCATCTTCCATAATTACTATATCTTCTAAAAGCTTACCATTTTTAAATTCGAATATAGGAAAAGATAGGACATCTGTTTCTTTATCGACATTTCTATAATTTCTATTGAGGTCCTTTATGAAGCTGTTATCAACTATGAGCACACTTATTTCAAATTTTTCTTCCTCCAAGAAAACTTTAATTGTATTTACAATCGACTCTTCAATTATCTTCGAAATATGTTGATCTATATCAACCTTATCCTGCTGATTTTGAATGAATATTTTCACTTCTTACCATCACCTCATCTGATTTGTTTTAAGAATCTTCGAATATATTATAACTAACTCTCTTATGAAAAACACCCGTTAAAACTTTGATAAAACTTTCGGATATAATTTCAAGCTCTTTAAATGTCAAATCACTGTTATTTAGCTGTCCATCAAGAAGCTTTTCTTGGATAACATTTCTTATAGTAGCTTCAATAATCTGAGGCGTTGGAGAAGAAAGTGCCCTGACAGCTGCTTCAACAGAATCAGCCAACATAACAATTGCAGCTTCTTTACTTTGCGGGATTGGTCCATCATATCTAAATTTTTCCTCGCTCACTTGTTGATTTTGACTTAACGCTTTTCCATAAAAAAATGCCACTTTAGTAGTACCATGATGTTGTTTTATAATGTCAAGAACCTGTCTCGGTAGCTTGTATTCTTTCCCAATCTCCACACCATCTTTTGTGTGTGAGATTATTATAAGAGCTGAAAGAGTAGGGGTTATCTTGTTGTGAGGGTCTTCTTCAATAATCTGATTTTCTTTGAAATAAAAAGGTCTTTTTAACTTTCCAATGTCGTGATAATAAGCACCTATGCGGGCAAGAAGATAATTCCCACCAACTGCTTCACATGCAATCTCGGCTAAATTCCCCACTATTAAACTATGATGATAAGTACCTGGAGCTTCAAGTAAAAGTCTTTTCAGTAGTGGATGGTTGGGATTAGAAAGCTCCATAAGTCTAATGGGGGTGGTAAAATCAAATAAATATTCACATACAGGTAAAGTTCCATATGCAATAATAAACGAAAGTGATGTACCAATAAAAGAATTTGCTGAAGTGATCAACACCTCAGCCCCGTTTATTTTAAATACCAGTTCAGCTGATAAAACAAAAAGTGCAGAAATTAAACTGGCTAAAAACCCGTGAGATATAAATTGCAGCCTATTTTGAATATTATGTGATACAATTGCACACAAACTTCCTGTCACAAAAAGATGAAGAGCAAAACTTAGACTATTCATCCCAA is drawn from Caldicellulosiruptor diazotrophicus and contains these coding sequences:
- the ybeY gene encoding rRNA maturation RNase YbeY codes for the protein MKIFIQNQQDKVDIDQHISKIIEESIVNTIKVFLEEEKFEISVLIVDNSFIKDLNRNYRNVDKETDVLSFPIFEFKNGKLLEDIVIMEDEIPLGDIVISIEKAAQQAKEFGHSLEREIAYLTVHSVLHLLGFDHIEENDRKIMREYEEQILQSMGLTR
- a CDS encoding HD family phosphohydrolase; its protein translation is MLKFFQRWQERKRIYYYRFILFFSFFGFSLLLISLSKRKGTSIVWNKIFRFFNPDIKYSNFKIAGDLSAAVLLILILSLIMGVYFYLFERKFIDNCRDMAATSAIIALNLLLIKFLLPIPTYAVPAFVGVILISLLIDVRVSIIFNIILSVVTLLIVGMNSLSFALHLFVTGSLCAIVSHNIQNRLQFISHGFLASLISALFVLSAELVFKINGAEVLITSANSFIGTSLSFIIAYGTLPVCEYLFDFTTPIRLMELSNPNHPLLKRLLLEAPGTYHHSLIVGNLAEIACEAVGGNYLLARIGAYYHDIGKLKRPFYFKENQIIEEDPHNKITPTLSALIIISHTKDGVEIGKEYKLPRQVLDIIKQHHGTTKVAFFYGKALSQNQQVSEEKFRYDGPIPQSKEAAIVMLADSVEAAVRALSSPTPQIIEATIRNVIQEKLLDGQLNNSDLTFKELEIISESFIKVLTGVFHKRVSYNIFEDS